The DNA sequence CGACCGTGTTCATGTCGAGGCCACGGGTCTCTGCGGCGATCGATTGTTCGCCTTCGTGGATGTCGAGTCCGGCAGCCCCTGCAATGCCAAGAACCCCCGCAAGTACGGCCGCATGCTGCTGTGCACCGCGTACTACCCGGACGAGCCGGTGCCCGGCGCACCCTTGCCGCCGGTCCATGTGCGGTTCCCGGACGGCAGGGTCGGCAGGCAGGGGGACGACCTGGACGACCTGATGTCCGGCTTCCTCGGACGGCGGGTGCAGCTCATCGACACCGTCCCGGAGAAGCTCACCGCCGAGTTCACCTGGGACGAGACGTCCGGCGTGGAGAAGAGCGGCCCGTACGCGAACGCCGTGCAGAACTCCGACGGCGACTACGTCAGCACAGTCGTGCTGACCCGCCGCTCGAGCCGTTTCGTCGATCTGACGCCGCTGCACATCGTCTCGATGTCCAGCGTCCGCCATTTCCAGGAGTTGGCGCCGGGGGCGAACTTCGATGCCCGGCGCTACCGTCCCTCGTTCGTCGTCGAGACTCCAGCTGCCGGCGCCAGCGAGGAGGCCTGGGTGGGCGGGTCGCTGCAGGCTCCGGGCGGGTTGCGAGCGGAGGTGGTCATGGTGACCCCCCGCTGCGTGATGTCCACGCTCGAGCACGCGCCGGACGTGCCGCTCGACCGCACCACGCTGCGCACGTTGGCCCGGCACAACACCCAGGACATTCCCGGCTTCGGCCGGGGCGCCTGCCTCGGCGTCTACGCCGACGTCGCCCAGGAAGGCGCGCTGTCGGTCGGCGACGCTCTGGAGTTCCGGGCCGGCAGCCCGCAGGAGGTCGAGGAACGAGCCGCCCGGTACGAGAGCAGCAGCCACCGGCGCCAGCGTGAGGCCCGCGAGCTGCAGCAGCGGGCAGCCGGGGAGGTCCAGTGAGTGTGGCCCGGCGGCCGGCCGGCGTCGCCGTCAGGAGCCGACGAGATTCTTGTCGATCATGCTCCCCGATGACCGGCGATTGCGGCTAGGCTGCATCGCCTGGTCGCTGCGGTGACCGGCTCGTCGCATCGGCGTATCCGTTGGATACCTGCGTTCGGGAGGACCACATGGCGGGTTTGATTGCTGAGTTCGGCACCGGACAGGTCTTTTGGTCGATGGTGTGGTTCTTCCTCTTCTTCATCTGGATCTGGTTGCTGATCGTGGTGTTCAGCGACATCTTCCGCAGCGAGGATCTGGGTGGCTGGGCGAAGGCCATCTGGTGCATCTTCGTCATCGTCCTGCCCTACCTGGGGGTTTTCGTCTACCTCATCGCCCGAGGGCACAAGATGCAGGAGCACGCCGTGCAGGCCGCCAAGGCCCAGGACACCGCACAACGGGAGTACATCCAGAGCGTGACCGGGAGCGGGACGAGTACCGCTGCCGAACTCGCCCGGCTGGCCGACCTGAAGAACTCCGGTGTCATCACCGACGCGGAGTTCCAGGCGGCAAAGGCCAAGACGCTCAACGGCTAGCACGGCGTATCCGTGTCGCCGGCGCTGGTCGTGGTAAGTCGGCACGCGTCGTGGTGATGGAGACAGGGCACAGCGCGGAGGCGGCGGGTGGATGATCAGGCGCCGTCAGCTGCCGGCGAAACGCCGTTGAACTTCCGGCTGGCCTTGCTGCTGGCCATGGCGATGTTCGTGCTGGTGGTGGACACCTCGCTGATGAACGTGTCCATCTCCGCCGTGGTTCGCGACCTGGACACCACCGTGAGCTCCGTCCAGTCGGCGATCGCCTTGGAAGCGCTGGTGTCAGCGGCGTTCATCCTGATCGGCAGCAAGGTCGGCGACCTGATCGGCCGGAAACGTGCCTACGTTCTGGGTCTGCTGGGCTACGCCGTCGGCGCATTGGCCATGACTGTCGCTCAGAGCATCACCGCGATCGTGATCTTCTGGGCCGTTGTCGGCGGCTTGGGCGCCTCCTTGCTGCTGCCGGCGATGCAGTCGCTGATCCACGGCAACTTCTCCGGTGTCGCGCAGAAGCGGGTGTACGCCTTGGTGGGTGCCGCGGCCGCGATCGCGGCCGCGGTGGGCCCGCTGCTGGGTGGCTTTATCACGACGTACCTGTCGTGGCGAGTGGCGTTCGGCCTCGAGGTCGTCGTGATCGTCGTGGTCCTCTCCGGGATCGGGCTGGTCCGCGAGGTCCCCTACACCGGACCGCGGCAGGTGGACCCGCTGGGAGCCGTGCTGTCGGTCGTCGGCATGGGCGGCCTGGTGTTGGGCATCCTGGTCTGGCAGGAAGGCGGCGAATTCGTCCTTGCCCTCCTGGTGCTCGGTGCGGCGGCGATGGGATGCCTCGTCGCCTGGCTGGTGCATCGCAAACGGCGCGGCCGGCCGACGCTGCTGGATCCGGATCTGTTCCGGTCCCACCTGTTCCGCTTCGGGATCAGCGGGCAGACGCTGCAGCAGATCGCTCTCGGCGGCACGATGATCGCGTTGCCGATCTACCTGCAGATGGTGCTGGAATACAACGCCATGCAAGCGGGACTATCCCTTGCCCCGTTGTCGCTGAGCATGTTCGGCGCAGCACTCGTGGCCGGGCGGCGGGCCGGCAAACGGCGTCCAGCGGTGGTCATCCAGGCCGGTTTCGTCCTGCTCCTGGTCGGGCTGGTCGTGCTGCTGCCGATCGTGCCGCGCGCCAGCAGTGGCTGGTATCTGGCGATCCCGCTGGTCGTCGCCGGCTGCGGGCTCGGCTTGTTGGTGTCACAGCTGAACAACTACACGCTGTCGCCGATCACCGAGGAGCGCGTCAGCGAAGCCGCCGGGGTGAACTCCGCGGCCGGGTCCTTCGGGCTCTCGTTCGGCCTGGCGTTCGCCGGCGCGATCATGCTGGCCACCCTGTCGTTCAGTTTCACGCGCCTGGCCGCCGACAGCGCCGTACTGGATCCCGCGCAACAGCAACAGGTCGCGACGGCGCTGAACGAGGACGCGGAGATCATGAGCAACACTGCGCTGGCCGCCCAGCTGTCCGGTCAGCCCGCGGACGTCCAGGCCGAAGTGATCCGGATCAATACCGACGCGCGACACCGAGCCCTGCAGGTTGCGTTGCTCGTCCCGATCCTGGCCAGTGTCGGTGGTTTGTTCGTGTCGTTCCGGATGCGGCGACTACCCGATCCCCGTCCGTCGAATGGTGTCGAGGGCATCGCCCTCGGTTGACCACACGGTGGCGTCCGTCGCGGGCGCTGCGGCGTTCGCGACCTGCCGGGACTCGATGCCGGCCAGTCAGTCCGAGCCGATCGCCGACCTGACCTGCGCGGTCTGCGCGGGTGTCCAGTTCGCCGGCTGCAGGACCGCCACCCACGCGTCGACGTACTCCTTCTGGTAGACGTGCCCGTGACCGTCCGGTACCCCGGTGGAGTGGACCATGTCGGCGGTCACCTGCCAGAAGGTGACCCAGGGCAGCCATCGCATCGCCGGGAGGACGTCGGAGCCCGGAGCTTCGCGTAGCCAGTCAGGTTGGTGGAGCAGCAGATCGCCGGACCACCACACGATCGGGTCTGAGGCGTGTTGCAGGTAGGCGATCCGGGGGCTGTCCCACGGTGTCGGCGGCGCGGCGAGATCGTCCGGGCTGGCGGCCCACCGTACGCCGCGGCCTTGCTGGTACACCGGCAGTATCTCCGGGGAGCCGGCGTCGCGGCCGTCGACGAGCGACTTCCACAACTCGGTGAAGTTGGGTGTGCCGGCCAGCACGGCCCCCGATGTCCGGGTCCGGAGGTCCTGGAGGGTGCCGAACGCCTCCTGGCCGCCGAACGAACCCAAACTCTCCCCGCTCACATACAGTTTGGGCCGGTGATCGGCGGGCAACTGAGACCAGGCGCGGTAGACGCCCTCGAAGAGCGCGACGCCGGCCTCCTGCGCCTTGGACTTGTCGACGAGGAAGGAAATCCAACTCGGCAGGTACGAGTACTGCATGGCGACGGTCGCCGTATCGCCGCCCATCACGTACTCGGCCGCGTCGACCGATGCCGGATCGACCCATCCCGTCCCCGTCGTCGTGGCGACGATCAGCGTCGCCCGCTCGAATGCGCCGGCCCGACGCAGGTCCGCGACGGCCAGGTCGACGCGTTCGGACACCGTTGCTGCCGACTGCAATCCGACGTACACCCGGATGGGCTCGGCGGCCCCCGGCCGGCTGGTGACGCCGGTGATCTGGGCGGGTTTCGGTCCGCCGGCGACGAAGTTGCGGCCCTGCCGTCCCAAGGTGTCCCAGGCAATGAGGGACTGGCTGCTTCCGGACCGCAGTGGCGTCGTCGGTTGCACCGTGCCGGAGTCGGTCGTGGTGTCCTTCACGCTGAACGCCGCGTTGGAGACCGCGATGAAGCCGCGGAGGATCACACCACTGACGACGCCGAGGACCAGCAGGATCACCGCGGCGACGGCGACGGTGCGGGCCAGCCACAGCGGGAGCCGTCCGACCGTGTGCCGGATGACCCAGCCGGTCAACCGCCGCAGGACCCGGCCCAGCGCCACCAGGCCCACGAAGACCAGCACCGCGACCACGGCGAGCAGGACAGGGTCGTAGCCGGCTGGCGGGGACATCTCCATCAGTTCGTGAAGCTCGACCTGCCAGCGCCGGCCCAGCAGCAGCATGACGACGCTGCCGACGGCCAGCACGATCAGGAGGATCCGCCAGGCCTGATGCCGGGCAGCCGGGGTCGGCCGCCAGGGACTGATACGCCGGATCAGCCAGCGCAGGGTTTCGCCGACGCCGTAGCCGAAGGCGGCCACGACACCGGTGACAACTCCTTGCAGCAGCGGAGACCGGGGGAGCAGCGACGGCGTCAGGGACGACGCGGCGAACAGCCAGCCGACCAGCGTGCCCAGCCAGCCATAGTGCGGCAACCGATCTCGCCGGCTCCCGTGGCGTGGCGCCGGCGCCGGCGGCGTAGCCGTCGTCGGTGAACTCGTCGGCGGCTCGCCTGCTGCGGATTCGGCGACAACCATCACATCACCTGATCTGTGTGCCCCTGGACCGGTACGGCGGATACCGGCCTCATCGTGGACTGCGGCGGCCTCATCGTGGACTGCGGCGCGCCCGGCGGCCTCAACCGTTCAGCCGAGGCCGACACCATGACGGGCGCGTACGACGACGGCGGGCTTGTCGATCCATGCCTCAGTCGTGCAGCGTCAGGGATCGGAGATATCGCCTGCGGTAGTAGTGCTGGGCCAGTCGTACCGCCGGCCAGGCAGCCCGCCATCGACCGCCTCCGGGCGTGGTCAGCGAACGGATCGTCAAGGTCACGGTCCCAGCCCGGTTCCTCGACACGATGAAGGCCTCCTCGCCGGAGACCGGATGCCCGTCCAGCGTCCCGTAGGCCAAGCCGCACCGATCGTCGGTACGGATGACCGCCACCACCTCGATCGGCTCGTGGACCTGCCACAGCCAGGCGCTCGCTGTCAGCCAGTGCCGATCGCCCTGGCGTGCCTGGCCCCCACTGTCGAAACCCGCGCCGTCGAACTCGGCGCCCCCAAACTCGACGCTGTCGAACCCGGTGCCCCCGACCTCGGCGCTATCGAGGCCGACGTCCGTCGACTCGACGCGGAACCCGCTGCGCGACTTCACCTTCCAGCTCAGTACGTCGGTGCATGCCGCCGACCAGGTGGCGTCGCCACTCCCGATCGCCACCGATCGTTCGTAGCTCCCGACGTGTGCTGGTGGCTGCCACCTGCTCGACTCGATCTGCGTGGCACCCACGAAGCCGTACGACAGGGTTCGCTCAGCCAAGGGGACCCCGCGCAGTCCGGCCACGGACTGATCCTGCCCGACGGAGGCAAGGAGGCGCCTGGCGCTGTGACGTAGGGCTGGCACGGCGACGCGTCCTCAGGCCGACGTTTCAGCAGAACTCGGTTCCGGCACCGTCCCGCGGAGTTGACGGGCGCGTCGCCGTCGTTGGCCAGAATGCTCCAATGATCACGGGCACCGGGCCAGGACGTGGAGCCGCCAACGTCCGGCGGACGTTGTGGACGTCGTCGTCTACGTCGTCGTACTGAACCTTGCTATCCAGTTCGTTCCGTCGGTGCTCAGCGAGACCTTCACGCTCTCGTTGCCGACCGCCGTGCTGCTCAAAGTCGCTCTTGAGGTCGTGATCGTCCTCAAGAGCAGAATTCTCACCCGGTTCCGGGCGGCACCGACGCGATCAGGACGATGGGCAGCCGCAGCGCTGCTGTGGACTGTGGCGGCGGGCAGCAAGATCGTCGTACTCGAGCTGGTGGATCTGGTCTTCGGCGACGCCGTGAGCCTGGGGAACTTCGTCTCCGTCACCGCGTTGGTGGTCGCTCTGCTGCTGTCGCGCCTGGCCGTACGCCGCCTTCTCTACGACGCTGCAGCCAGTGACTGACCGATTCCCGGTGGCGGTGCTCACCTGTTCTATGCACCTGGCTAGTCGGTATCGCCGGGCCGGACGCGTGTTCGGGAAGCCGCCGAAGACCTGAAGCGGCTCAAGTCGCCCTCGCGTCTCGGCGTCGAGGACGAGGTCGCGCGGGGTCGAAGGACCAGAACGCCCACCGATCACCCGCCCGGACGTCATCCGCGCTGCGCGTCGCCCGACCGAACGTCGGTGCGTGGAGGGCAGTTGGATCCGCGAGATGGACTTCCAACAGTTGACGCCGATTCGTTGGAGTAGCCGACGGAGACTCCAATGATCGTTGGACCGAGTGGGCCGGACTCCAACGTGCGCCTCCGAGAGTCGGCCGTGGCGAACCGGACAACGACGGGCTTGTCGCGAAAGCCGTCCGAGGAGGTCGACCGTTCCCCCGACCTGCCGACCTTTGGAGCGGGTGACCGGTATCGAGCCGGCATGGCCGTCTTGGAAGTGGCCCTGAAGCCCTCCATGCGTTGCCGTCAGAACGCGTCGCTCCAAGTCAGAGGCCTAGTGGTGTCGGCCGGTGTCCGCGGATATCGCCTCGTGGCGCATGCATCGGCACGGGATCGGGCACGACACGGACATCGGCGGGGGTGTTCGAGTCCGCTGACGTCCCTCGCGCCTCAGGGCTTCTTGGGTCGCGCGGGCACGGGGCGCGCCGGGGGCGCAACGGTGGTGTCGGCTTCGGGGCTGGCGAGTGCGCGCTCGAAGCCCGTGAACGCCTCGAAGAGCCCGATGGCCTCGAAGGCTCGGTTGCGTCGGCCGAGTGTCACCTGGCGGACGACGTCGGCCTCCACGAGTCGGGCGACGGCGTCGCTCGTCGCCTGGAAGGTGCGGCCGATGTGGGCCGCGGCCGTGGTCACGGAGAACACCGGCAGGCTGGGCAGGGCGGTGACCAGAAGGTCGGTGGCGGAGTTGCGGCGTACCGCGCCGAGCCTGGTTCGGGCGCCGGCCTCGAGTGCGACGAGATCGTCGGCGAAGCGGCTGGCGTCACGGCACGCGCGCCCTGTCGCCGAGAGGAACAGTTCGACCCACGCGAGCTGCGCCGCCGTGGTGTCGCCCTCGCCCCGGGTCGCGTCCAGGGCGGAGACGTAGCGGCCCGCCTCGGTGGCGAGCACCAGTGACACCGGGGGTACCACGCGTGCTGCGACACCGCGCCGTCGCAGCACGAGTTGGATCAGCGCTCGCCCGGTGCGACCGTTGCCGTCGGCGAACGGGTGGATCGTCTCGAACTGAGCGTGGGCCAGCGCTGCTTGGAGGAGCGCGGGATGGTCATCGTCGGAGAGGTAGCGCGCGAGGTCGTCCAGCAGTTCGGGCACGTCCTGCTCGGGTGGGGGAACGAAGGCTGCGGCGCAGGGGTTCGCGCCGCCGATCCAGTTCTGCTCGGTGCGCACGACTCCGGCCCACCGCTGGTCGCGCGTGCTGATCAGCAGGGCTTTGTGAATCGCGGTGAGGTCGTCGATGGTGACGGGTCGGCGTGGGTCTGCGGCACGGGCGAGTGCTTCGTCGAGTGCGTGGATGTTGCCCAGGACCGCCTTGGCCGTCTCGTCGTTGATCGGGAGACCCTCGCGCTCGGCTGCCTCGCTGCGTGCAAGCAGGCGGACGTTGAGCACTAGGCCCTCGATGTTGGAGCTGGCCACCGCTTCGGCGCGCAGCAGGAACCGCGCCAACGGCTCGAGGTTGGCGAGCCCCGGGTGCTGGTCGTTCAGGTGACGCACTGCCTGCTCGACGTCGACCAGATCCGCCGCGAGCGAGGCAGGGACATCGAACGTCGCACCGATCAAGGGCGAAGGGACGTAGGACTCGTAGCGGCACGGTCGGCGCTCGGCACGCGTCGCGCCTGCCGGATCGCCCTCCCACAACCGCGCCTCGTAACATCCCACAGCCAACCTCCTTATTCAAGGTTAACAGCGAACCTAGAATAAATGGAGCAGTTCGGGCAAATCGCTGCCTCAGCGATCCGAGCTCTACCGGCACTCGCGATCGTCGCTCAACGGGCTGATCGCCGAGCAGCCTTGCCGGGTGGCTGGCGGTGGTACTCCCCGGTCGAGTGTGGAACGCCGGGATCTTGCGCAGCGGCTGCTGACACCAGCCCAGATCGAGGCCGTCGCCAATGCCATGCCACCTCGCTACCGGGTTCTGGTTTTGGCGGCGGCATGGTCGGGACTGCGTCAGGACGAACTGCTCGCCCTGACGCGCGCGGACTTGGACCTGGAGGCGAGCCCCCGGTGTTGCGGGTGCGCCGCCGGGTCCGGCGCACGGACAGGGGCGGGGTCGACGTCGACACGCCCAGGACGGCTGCGTCCTGTCGGACGGTCGTGTTGCCTGCACCGCTGCGGGACGTCCTGGCCGACCACCTCGATGAGTACGTGGGCGATGATCCTGACGCGCTCGTGTTCGCGACGGCCCATCAGACCGTGCCCGCACGAAGCAACCTCACGGAAATGCTGCACCGGGCCACGAAGGTCGCCGGGTAGAGGACATCAGGTTTCACGACCTTCGGCACTGCGCGCAGGTTCTGGCCGCTGAGAGCGGGGCGACGCTCGCTGAGCTGATGGCGCGGATGGGGCACGCCACCCCGAACGCGGCACAGATTTACATGCACGCCCGTGCAGAACGAGGAGCAGTGCTGGCCGAGGCGCTTGGCCGCGCCATGCAGGTCGGCCCGCGGCTCGAATGCTGAACCTTCTGTAACGCTGGGCGTTGCCGGTACGACTAGCTGATGCGAACCGGTGCGAGGGCCAGGTGGGGTCGGCAGTGCGAGGTGTGGATGATCCACTCTGCCATCGACGGGTTGAGCGCCTGCAGAAGGTTCTCGAGCTGGTCCAGGCGATGGGCTAGGTGGACATTCGGCGTGAACAGTGGCTCGTGGTGGGCGACGCGGTTGCGCAGGTTGTTCAGTGCGATCACCGTCCCGTGAACCTGCGGGCGGGTCGTACCCGCTGGGAAGGCGGCGTGGAGGTAGGGCGTCCACAGGGAGGCGGTGAGTCGGCGCGAGGTCAGCTTGGACCAGAAGCCGAACATCAGCTCCGCGACGATCTTGCCGCGTCCAGCCCCGCCGACGTGATCTCGCGCCGATTGAAGGAGGTCGCGCAACTCGGACTCTTCGGCCTCCAGCTTGTCGAGATTCGCTGACCGGTCTGGTGCGCGGGCGCTGGTGAAGATCGTGGACTCTGGATCCTCGGCCCAGTCCGGGCTGTCTGCTGTGAGCAGGACTCGGTCGTAGGCGTTGCGTAGCCCGACCTCGAGGTAGCCGAGGTCCCGCATGAGCGCTGTCGCCATCGAGCTGTTCCACTCATACAGGGCCAGCCCGCGGTCCCTGTCGCCGGCCGCGTCCACGTACGTCGCCAGGCGGGGCGCTGAGAGCCATGCCTCGACTGCGTCGTCGGGGACGCCCGAGAGGGGCCGGTCGCTCACTCGGTTGACTCCGCCTGGGGTGGGGGCTTTAATGGTCAGCAAGCCCCGAAGGATCGCCTCTGCGCAAGCAAGCCCCTCGGGGCTAAGCCTTGCCCTGAGGGTAGCGCTGGAATCGACGCTGACCTGCTCCTGGAACCCGACTTCTGGATACCGGTAGTCGGTGAAGCCGACGCGATGCGGGCGGTGGCCGGTTGTCGTGGAATTGGACCC is a window from the Actinomycetota bacterium genome containing:
- a CDS encoding site-specific integrase; this translates as MRFHDLRHCAQVLAAESGATLAELMARMGHATPNAAQIYMHARAERGAVLAEALGRAMQVGPRLEC
- a CDS encoding MFS transporter, translated to MAMFVLVVDTSLMNVSISAVVRDLDTTVSSVQSAIALEALVSAAFILIGSKVGDLIGRKRAYVLGLLGYAVGALAMTVAQSITAIVIFWAVVGGLGASLLLPAMQSLIHGNFSGVAQKRVYALVGAAAAIAAAVGPLLGGFITTYLSWRVAFGLEVVVIVVVLSGIGLVREVPYTGPRQVDPLGAVLSVVGMGGLVLGILVWQEGGEFVLALLVLGAAAMGCLVAWLVHRKRRGRPTLLDPDLFRSHLFRFGISGQTLQQIALGGTMIALPIYLQMVLEYNAMQAGLSLAPLSLSMFGAALVAGRRAGKRRPAVVIQAGFVLLLVGLVVLLPIVPRASSGWYLAIPLVVAGCGLGLLVSQLNNYTLSPITEERVSEAAGVNSAAGSFGLSFGLAFAGAIMLATLSFSFTRLAADSAVLDPAQQQQVATALNEDAEIMSNTALAAQLSGQPADVQAEVIRINTDARHRALQVALLVPILASVGGLFVSFRMRRLPDPRPSNGVEGIALG
- a CDS encoding SHOCT domain-containing protein, with the translated sequence MAGLIAEFGTGQVFWSMVWFFLFFIWIWLLIVVFSDIFRSEDLGGWAKAIWCIFVIVLPYLGVFVYLIARGHKMQEHAVQAAKAQDTAQREYIQSVTGSGTSTAAELARLADLKNSGVITDAEFQAAKAKTLNG
- a CDS encoding Fic family protein gives rise to the protein MGCYEARLWEGDPAGATRAERRPCRYESYVPSPLIGATFDVPASLAADLVDVEQAVRHLNDQHPGLANLEPLARFLLRAEAVASSNIEGLVLNVRLLARSEAAEREGLPINDETAKAVLGNIHALDEALARAADPRRPVTIDDLTAIHKALLISTRDQRWAGVVRTEQNWIGGANPCAAAFVPPPEQDVPELLDDLARYLSDDDHPALLQAALAHAQFETIHPFADGNGRTGRALIQLVLRRRGVAARVVPPVSLVLATEAGRYVSALDATRGEGDTTAAQLAWVELFLSATGRACRDASRFADDLVALEAGARTRLGAVRRNSATDLLVTALPSLPVFSVTTAAAHIGRTFQATSDAVARLVEADVVRQVTLGRRNRAFEAIGLFEAFTGFERALASPEADTTVAPPARPVPARPKKP
- a CDS encoding MOSC domain-containing protein produces the protein MTGTSTTAAPDGGDLLRTVPTRPSLFAPARLCSLQCRCSLDFALLDPPVEEGRPADRRTTDRRCRCCSSRVRSSCRLVMENVMAAAVVTSLYRYPVKSVGGTAIDRVHVEATGLCGDRLFAFVDVESGSPCNAKNPRKYGRMLLCTAYYPDEPVPGAPLPPVHVRFPDGRVGRQGDDLDDLMSGFLGRRVQLIDTVPEKLTAEFTWDETSGVEKSGPYANAVQNSDGDYVSTVVLTRRSSRFVDLTPLHIVSMSSVRHFQELAPGANFDARRYRPSFVVETPAAGASEEAWVGGSLQAPGGLRAEVVMVTPRCVMSTLEHAPDVPLDRTTLRTLARHNTQDIPGFGRGACLGVYADVAQEGALSVGDALEFRAGSPQEVEERAARYESSSHRRQREARELQQRAAGEVQ
- a CDS encoding DUF1990 domain-containing protein, yielding MESSRWQPPAHVGSYERSVAIGSGDATWSAACTDVLSWKVKSRSGFRVESTDVGLDSAEVGGTGFDSVEFGGAEFDGAGFDSGGQARQGDRHWLTASAWLWQVHEPIEVVAVIRTDDRCGLAYGTLDGHPVSGEEAFIVSRNRAGTVTLTIRSLTTPGGGRWRAAWPAVRLAQHYYRRRYLRSLTLHD